In Methylobacterium aquaticum, the following are encoded in one genomic region:
- a CDS encoding ABC-F family ATP-binding cassette domain-containing protein — protein MIRLDKIGKQNGNQLLFIEASAALQRGEKVGLVGPNGAGKTTLFRMITGEEQPDEGQVSSDRGITIGYFSQDVGEMAGRSVLSEVMDGAGPVSEIAAELREIETALADPDRADEMEALVERYGEVQGRFEELGGYALEGRAHEVLAGLSFSPEMVEGDVGALSGGWKMRVALARILLMNPDVMLLDEPSNHLDLESLIWLEDFLRGFDGALLMTSHDRAFMNRIVGKIIEIDAGSLTTYSGDYAFYEQQRAQNEAQQQAQFERQQAMLAKEIKFIERFKARASHAAQVQSRVKKLDKIERVEPPRRRQSVAFDFPAAPRSGDDVISLKSVHKSYGSRTIYEGLDFGIRRKERWCVMGVNGAGKSTLLKLATGTTAPDSGIVTIGASVKLGYFAQHAMDTLDGERTVFEFLEESFPQAGQGSLRTLAGCFGFSGDDVEKRCRVLSGGEKARLAMARMLYDPPNFLVLDEPTNHLDVGTKDMLIAALAQYEGTMLFVSHDRHFLAALSNRVLELTPDGIQKYGGGYSEYVEKTGREAPGLRH, from the coding sequence ATGATCCGCCTCGACAAGATCGGCAAGCAGAACGGCAACCAGCTCCTCTTCATCGAGGCCTCGGCGGCGTTGCAGCGCGGCGAGAAGGTCGGGCTCGTCGGTCCGAACGGCGCCGGCAAGACCACCCTGTTCCGGATGATCACCGGCGAGGAGCAGCCCGACGAGGGCCAGGTCTCGTCCGATCGCGGCATCACCATCGGGTATTTCAGCCAGGATGTCGGCGAGATGGCCGGGCGCTCCGTCCTGTCCGAGGTGATGGACGGGGCAGGCCCGGTGAGCGAGATCGCCGCCGAGCTGCGCGAGATCGAGACCGCGCTCGCCGATCCCGACCGGGCCGACGAGATGGAGGCCTTGGTCGAGCGCTACGGCGAGGTGCAGGGCCGGTTCGAGGAGCTCGGCGGCTATGCGCTGGAGGGCCGGGCGCACGAGGTGCTGGCGGGCCTGAGCTTTTCCCCGGAGATGGTCGAGGGCGATGTCGGCGCCCTGTCGGGCGGCTGGAAGATGCGCGTCGCGCTCGCCCGCATCCTGCTGATGAATCCCGACGTGATGCTGCTCGACGAGCCGAGCAACCACCTCGACCTCGAGAGCCTGATCTGGCTCGAGGACTTCCTCAGGGGCTTCGACGGCGCCCTCCTGATGACCTCGCACGACCGGGCCTTCATGAACCGGATCGTCGGCAAGATCATCGAGATCGATGCCGGCTCGCTCACCACCTATTCGGGCGACTACGCCTTCTACGAGCAGCAGCGGGCGCAGAACGAGGCGCAGCAGCAGGCGCAGTTCGAGCGCCAGCAGGCGATGCTGGCCAAGGAGATCAAGTTCATCGAGCGCTTCAAGGCGCGCGCCTCGCACGCCGCCCAGGTGCAGAGCCGGGTCAAGAAGCTCGACAAGATCGAGCGCGTCGAGCCGCCCCGGCGGCGCCAGAGCGTGGCCTTCGACTTCCCGGCGGCACCCCGCTCGGGCGATGACGTGATCAGCCTGAAATCCGTGCACAAAAGCTACGGCAGCCGCACGATCTACGAAGGCCTCGATTTCGGCATCCGGCGCAAGGAGCGCTGGTGCGTGATGGGCGTCAACGGCGCCGGCAAGTCGACGCTGCTCAAGCTCGCCACCGGCACCACCGCGCCGGATTCGGGCATCGTGACGATCGGCGCCAGCGTCAAGCTCGGCTACTTCGCCCAGCACGCCATGGACACGCTCGACGGCGAGCGCACGGTGTTCGAGTTCCTGGAGGAATCCTTCCCGCAGGCGGGGCAGGGATCGCTGCGCACGCTGGCCGGCTGCTTCGGCTTCTCGGGCGACGACGTCGAGAAGCGCTGCCGGGTGCTGTCGGGCGGCGAGAAGGCGCGGCTCGCCATGGCCCGCATGCTCTACGATCCGCCGAACTTCCTCGTCCTCGACGAGCCGACCAACCACCTCGACGTCGGTACCAAGGACATGCTGATCGCAGCCCTGGCCCAGTACGAGGGCACGATGCTGTTCGTCTCGCACGACCGGCACTTCCTCGCCGCCCTGTCGAACCGGGTGCTGGAGCTGACGCCGGACGGCATCCAGAAATATGGCGGCGGGTATTCGGAATACGTCGAGAAGACCGGGCGCGAGGCCCCGGGACTGCGGCATTGA
- the aroA gene encoding 3-phosphoshikimate 1-carboxyvinyltransferase: MSHDSTPSPITAQAGTALRGRLRPPGDKSISHRAIILGLLSLGETRIEGLLEGDDVLRTAAAAKALGAGIDRDGEGRWRVRGVGVGGLSDPAGVLDFGNAGTGSRLMMGVVGGHPVTATFDGDASLRKRPMRRILDPLVQMGVTVVEQAEGGRVPLTLRGPREAVPITYDSPVASAQVKSAVLLAGLNAPGITTVVEAAATRDHTERMLRLFGATVEVEAIGPGGHGRRIALTGQPTLTATDVVVPADPSSAAFALVAGLIVPGSEVVIEGVMMNPLRTGLLATLLEMGGDIERLNEREEGGETVADLRVRHSRLKGVTVPPERAPAMIDEYPVLAVAAACAEGTTRMQGLHELRVKESDRLAAVAAGLKANGVSHVVEGDDLIVHGDGSAPAGGGTVETHLDHRIAMAFLVLGMAAGRPVTVDDGAMIATSYPGFLSDMRALGAALPA, from the coding sequence GTGTCGCACGATTCCACTCCGTCCCCGATCACCGCCCAGGCCGGGACGGCCCTGCGGGGCCGGCTGCGGCCGCCCGGCGACAAGTCGATCTCGCACCGGGCGATCATCCTCGGCCTGCTCAGCCTCGGCGAGACCCGGATCGAGGGCCTGCTGGAGGGCGACGACGTGCTGCGCACCGCCGCCGCCGCCAAGGCGCTCGGCGCCGGGATCGACCGCGACGGGGAGGGGCGCTGGCGGGTGCGCGGCGTCGGCGTCGGCGGCCTGTCCGATCCGGCCGGCGTGCTCGATTTCGGCAATGCCGGCACCGGCTCGCGGCTGATGATGGGCGTGGTCGGCGGCCATCCGGTCACCGCGACCTTCGACGGCGACGCCTCGCTGCGCAAGCGCCCGATGCGCCGGATCCTCGATCCGCTGGTGCAGATGGGCGTGACCGTCGTCGAGCAGGCCGAGGGCGGCCGGGTGCCGCTGACCCTGCGCGGTCCGCGCGAGGCGGTGCCGATCACCTATGACAGCCCGGTCGCCTCGGCGCAGGTGAAGTCGGCGGTGCTGCTCGCCGGCCTCAACGCGCCCGGAATCACCACGGTGGTGGAGGCCGCGGCGACCCGCGACCATACCGAGCGGATGCTGCGCCTGTTCGGCGCCACCGTCGAGGTCGAGGCGATCGGCCCCGGCGGCCATGGCCGGCGCATCGCGCTGACCGGCCAGCCGACCCTCACCGCCACCGACGTGGTGGTGCCGGCCGATCCGTCCTCGGCCGCCTTCGCGCTGGTGGCCGGCTTGATCGTCCCCGGTTCCGAGGTGGTGATCGAGGGGGTGATGATGAATCCCCTCCGCACCGGCCTCCTCGCCACGCTCCTGGAGATGGGCGGCGACATCGAGCGGCTGAACGAGCGCGAGGAGGGCGGCGAGACCGTCGCCGACCTGCGGGTGCGCCACAGCCGCCTCAAGGGCGTCACGGTGCCGCCCGAGCGGGCTCCGGCGATGATCGACGAGTACCCGGTGCTGGCTGTGGCGGCGGCCTGCGCCGAGGGCACCACCCGGATGCAGGGCCTGCACGAACTCCGGGTCAAGGAATCCGACCGCCTCGCCGCGGTGGCGGCGGGCCTCAAGGCCAACGGCGTCTCCCACGTGGTCGAGGGCGACGACCTGATCGTCCACGGCGACGGGTCGGCGCCCGCGGGCGGCGGCACGGTCGAGACCCATCTCGACCATCGCATCGCCATGGCGTTCCTGGTGCTCGGCATGGCCGCAGGCCGGCCGGTGACGGTCGATGACGGCGCGATGATCGCCACGAGCTACCCGGGCTTCCTCTCCGACATGCGGGCGCTCGGCGCCGCCTTACCGGCATGA
- a CDS encoding sigma-70 family RNA polymerase sigma factor — MASTENPILNTESKPGLPPTVQVHLGRQLRAAYAPIETAATPDIFLALIEKLEAALAAQGRATEPEFREGMLAALSSLRAFALSLTNNAARADDLVQDTILRAWQNQHRFQPGTNLNAWLFTILRNAFYSEQRKRMREVQDEDGSYAARLFTAPDQGHRLDVQDLRAGLAKLPPDQREALILVGAEGLSYEEVAGICGVAIGTIKSRVNRARNRLAELLGYGDDDLTGDRMMQSAMGEGV, encoded by the coding sequence ATGGCGTCCACCGAGAACCCGATCCTCAACACCGAATCCAAGCCCGGCCTGCCTCCGACCGTCCAGGTCCATCTCGGCCGCCAGCTGCGCGCGGCCTATGCCCCGATCGAGACCGCGGCGACCCCCGACATCTTCCTCGCGCTGATCGAGAAGCTCGAGGCGGCGCTCGCCGCGCAAGGCCGCGCCACCGAGCCGGAATTCCGCGAAGGGATGCTGGCCGCCCTGTCGTCGCTGCGCGCCTTCGCGCTCTCGCTCACCAACAACGCCGCCCGGGCCGACGACCTCGTGCAGGACACGATCCTGCGCGCCTGGCAGAACCAGCACCGCTTCCAGCCCGGCACCAACCTGAACGCCTGGCTGTTCACGATCCTGCGCAACGCCTTCTATTCCGAGCAGCGCAAGCGGATGCGCGAGGTGCAGGACGAGGACGGCTCCTACGCCGCGCGCCTGTTCACCGCCCCCGACCAGGGCCACCGCCTCGACGTGCAGGACCTGCGCGCCGGCCTCGCCAAGCTGCCGCCGGACCAGCGCGAGGCCTTGATCCTCGTCGGCGCCGAGGGCCTGTCCTACGAGGAGGTGGCGGGCATCTGCGGCGTGGCGATCGGCACGATCAAGAGCCGCGTCAACCGCGCCCGCAACCGCCTGGCCGAACTTTTGGGGTATGGCGACGACGATTTGACCGGGGACCGGATGATGCAATCGGCCATGGGCGAGGGTGTCTGA
- the pstB gene encoding phosphate ABC transporter ATP-binding protein PstB, which translates to MSATATAAPVVGQSQADESAAIRLAVKDLNFYYGDFRGLKNINLNFLDRQVTALIGPSGCGKSTLLRTFNRIYSLYPEQRAEGEILLDGRNILDPSIDLNELRARVGMVFQKPTPFPMSIYDNIAFGIRLYERLGKADLDIRVEEALRRAALWDEVKDKLKQSGMGLSGGQQQRLCIARTVAQRPEVILFDEPTSALDPISTGRIEELIEQLRSEFTIAIVTHNMQQAARISQFTAFMYLGELVEFGPTNRLFMNPSKRQTQDYITGRFG; encoded by the coding sequence ATGAGCGCCACCGCCACCGCCGCGCCGGTCGTGGGCCAGAGCCAGGCCGACGAATCCGCCGCGATCCGCCTCGCCGTGAAGGACCTGAACTTCTACTACGGCGACTTCCGCGGCCTGAAGAACATCAACCTCAACTTCCTCGATCGCCAGGTCACGGCGCTGATCGGGCCGTCGGGCTGCGGCAAGTCGACGTTGCTGCGCACCTTCAACCGGATCTACAGCCTGTACCCGGAGCAGCGCGCGGAAGGCGAGATCCTGCTCGACGGCCGCAACATCCTCGACCCGTCGATCGACCTCAACGAGCTGCGCGCCCGGGTCGGCATGGTGTTCCAGAAGCCGACCCCGTTCCCGATGTCGATCTACGACAACATCGCGTTCGGCATCCGGCTCTACGAGCGCCTCGGCAAGGCCGATCTCGACATCCGCGTCGAGGAGGCCCTGCGCCGGGCCGCCCTGTGGGACGAGGTGAAGGACAAGCTCAAGCAGTCCGGCATGGGCCTGTCGGGCGGCCAGCAGCAGCGCCTGTGCATCGCCCGCACGGTGGCGCAGCGCCCGGAGGTGATCCTGTTCGACGAGCCGACCTCGGCCCTCGACCCGATCTCGACCGGCCGCATCGAGGAACTGATCGAGCAGCTGCGCTCCGAGTTCACCATCGCCATCGTCACCCACAACATGCAGCAGGCGGCGCGCATCTCGCAGTTCACCGCCTTCATGTATCTCGGCGAGCTGGTCGAGTTCGGGCCAACCAACCGGCTGTTCATGAACCCGTCGAAGCGCCAGACCCAGGACTACATCACCGGCCGGTTCGGCTGA
- the pstS gene encoding phosphate ABC transporter substrate-binding protein PstS, which translates to MKPFSYALAIGLATAQIATSAMALDITGAGATFPFPVYSKWAEAYRKETGNGLNYQSIGSGGGIKQIQAKTVDFGATDAPLKGEALTKGDLVQFPTVMGGVVPVVNIADIKPGEIKLTGEVLAEIYQGKIRKWSDPKIAKLNEGVKLPDAPITPVYRSDASGTTNIFTTYLSDVSPAWKSELGASTTVSWPAGQGGKGNEGVTAVVKQVPNAIGYVEYAYAKQNNLPVALIQNKDGQYPLPGDESFQAAAAGADWKSAPGFGISLTNQPGAKAWPITAATFILVHKNPADAARTAEVLKFFRWAYKSGGQMATALDYVPLPAKVVTQVEDEWKTITKDGKPVLSN; encoded by the coding sequence GTGAAGCCCTTCTCCTACGCGCTCGCCATCGGTCTCGCGACCGCCCAGATCGCCACCTCGGCGATGGCCCTCGACATCACCGGCGCCGGCGCCACCTTCCCGTTCCCGGTCTATTCCAAGTGGGCCGAGGCCTACCGCAAGGAGACCGGCAACGGCCTGAACTACCAGTCGATCGGCTCGGGCGGCGGCATCAAGCAGATCCAGGCCAAGACCGTCGATTTCGGCGCCACCGACGCCCCGCTGAAGGGCGAGGCCCTGACCAAGGGCGATCTGGTCCAGTTCCCGACCGTGATGGGCGGCGTGGTCCCGGTGGTCAACATCGCCGACATCAAGCCCGGCGAGATCAAGCTGACCGGCGAGGTCCTGGCCGAGATCTACCAGGGCAAGATCCGCAAGTGGTCGGACCCGAAGATCGCCAAGCTCAACGAGGGCGTGAAGCTCCCCGACGCCCCGATCACCCCGGTCTACCGCTCGGACGCCTCCGGCACGACCAACATCTTCACCACCTACCTGTCGGACGTGTCGCCGGCCTGGAAGTCGGAACTCGGCGCCTCGACCACGGTGAGCTGGCCGGCCGGCCAGGGCGGCAAGGGCAACGAGGGCGTCACCGCCGTCGTCAAGCAGGTTCCGAACGCCATCGGCTACGTCGAGTACGCCTACGCCAAGCAGAACAACCTGCCGGTCGCCCTGATTCAGAACAAGGACGGCCAGTATCCGCTGCCGGGCGACGAGTCGTTCCAGGCCGCCGCCGCCGGCGCCGACTGGAAGTCCGCCCCGGGCTTCGGCATCTCGCTGACCAACCAGCCCGGCGCGAAGGCCTGGCCGATCACCGCCGCGACCTTCATCCTGGTCCACAAGAACCCGGCCGACGCGGCCCGCACCGCCGAGGTGCTGAAGTTCTTCCGCTGGGCCTACAAGAGCGGCGGCCAGATGGCGACCGCCCTCGACTACGTGCCGCTGCCCGCCAAGGTCGTCACCCAGGTCGAGGACGAGTGGAAGACGATCACCAAGGACGGCAAGCCCGTCCTGAGCAACTGA
- the pstA gene encoding phosphate ABC transporter permease PstA: protein MNASPAAVPAPTAPQWGRVRAGRRSADKLLIVACTAATALGAIVLGSILLMLIIQGVQGFSPALFTQVTPGPGSAGGGIANAILGSLVMTALGIVVATPIGVLAGTYLAEYGRGSPLANLIRFLNDILLSAPSILIGLFVYTLMVRPMGGYSGWAGGVALAIIATPVIVRTTEDMLRLVPGTLREAGAALGAPLSIVIRSVTWRAAQSGIVTGVLLALARIAGETAPLLFTALNNNSWFSPNLMGGVANLPVMIYQFALSPYENWRQLAWAGALLITVTILGLSIVARLVLSGPKGR from the coding sequence ATGAACGCCTCTCCCGCCGCGGTGCCGGCCCCGACCGCCCCGCAATGGGGCCGGGTCCGCGCCGGCCGCCGCTCCGCCGACAAGCTCCTGATCGTCGCCTGCACCGCGGCGACGGCGCTCGGCGCGATCGTGCTCGGCTCGATCCTCCTGATGCTCATCATCCAGGGCGTGCAGGGCTTCTCGCCGGCCCTGTTCACCCAGGTCACCCCCGGCCCCGGCTCCGCGGGCGGCGGCATCGCCAACGCGATCCTCGGCAGCCTAGTGATGACGGCGCTGGGCATCGTCGTGGCGACCCCCATCGGCGTGCTCGCCGGCACCTACCTCGCCGAGTACGGCCGCGGCTCGCCGCTCGCCAACCTGATCCGCTTCCTCAACGACATCCTGCTCTCGGCGCCCTCGATCCTGATCGGCCTGTTCGTCTACACCCTGATGGTGCGGCCGATGGGCGGCTATTCGGGCTGGGCCGGCGGCGTGGCGCTCGCCATCATCGCCACCCCGGTGATCGTGCGCACCACCGAGGACATGCTGCGGCTGGTGCCCGGCACCCTGCGCGAGGCCGGCGCGGCACTCGGCGCGCCGCTCTCCATCGTGATCCGCTCCGTCACCTGGCGGGCGGCGCAATCGGGCATCGTCACCGGCGTGCTGCTGGCGCTCGCCCGCATCGCCGGCGAGACCGCGCCGCTGCTCTTCACCGCGCTCAACAACAATTCCTGGTTCAGCCCCAACCTGATGGGCGGCGTCGCGAACCTGCCGGTGATGATCTACCAGTTCGCCCTGTCTCCTTACGAGAACTGGCGCCAGCTGGCCTGGGCCGGCGCGCTCCTCATCACCGTCACCATCCTGGGCCTGTCGATCGTGGCCCGCCTCGTCCTGAGCGGCCCGAAGGGGCGCTGA
- the cmk gene encoding (d)CMP kinase — translation MVIAIDGPAASGKGTLAKRLAAHYRLPHLDTGLLYRAVALTLLDADRDLADRDAAAAAARGLEPAFLADPRLRGAAMGEAASIVSAQAAVRAALLDWQRRFAGAPEGAVLDGRDIGTVVCPDAAVKLFVTASAQERARRRHRELDGRGEAVPYEAVLADIQRRDARDADRDAAPLRVAEDAVVLDTTALDADAAFRAAIDVVDGRGGRGD, via the coding sequence ATGGTCATCGCGATCGACGGGCCGGCGGCCTCCGGCAAGGGGACGCTCGCCAAGCGCCTGGCGGCGCATTATCGCCTGCCGCACCTCGATACCGGCCTGCTCTACCGGGCGGTGGCGCTGACGCTCCTCGATGCGGATCGCGACCTGGCGGACAGGGACGCGGCGGCGGCCGCGGCGCGGGGGCTCGAACCGGCCTTCCTCGCCGATCCGCGCCTGCGCGGGGCCGCGATGGGCGAGGCGGCCTCGATCGTCTCGGCGCAAGCGGCGGTGCGCGCCGCGCTCCTCGACTGGCAGCGCCGCTTCGCCGGTGCGCCGGAGGGCGCTGTGCTCGACGGCCGCGACATCGGCACCGTGGTCTGCCCGGACGCCGCCGTGAAGCTGTTCGTGACCGCCTCGGCGCAAGAGCGCGCCCGCCGCCGCCACCGCGAACTCGACGGACGGGGCGAGGCGGTTCCTTACGAGGCGGTGCTCGCCGACATCCAGCGCCGCGACGCCCGCGACGCCGACCGCGACGCGGCGCCCCTGCGGGTGGCCGAGGATGCGGTGGTGCTCGACACCACGGCCCTCGACGCCGACGCCGCCTTCCGCGCCGCCATCGACGTGGTCGACGGGCGGGGCGGCCGGGGGGACTGA
- the pstC gene encoding phosphate ABC transporter permease subunit PstC yields the protein MVALSENVAMAARPPVARRAPSPVGDRIFRSAAFVSALLVLAVLAGILGSIAYGAGPAFQEFGFGFLTSSAWNVGREQYGALVAVIGTLVSALLALLIGVPISLGIAIYLTQLCPGWARRPVSMTIELLAAVPSIIYGMWGLFVFAPLFARFVQIPVSNVVEGMPIVGTLFYAQVPSGVGVLTAGIILAIMIVPFVASITRDMLDQIPTVLRESAYGIGCTTWEVVRHVLIPQASVSIIGAIMLGLGRALGETMAVTFVIGNANRLSASIFDPGSTIASRIANEFNEADGLQLSSLMALGCILFVVTFIVLIIARLLVRRAKVA from the coding sequence ATGGTCGCGTTGTCTGAGAACGTTGCAATGGCGGCAAGGCCCCCAGTCGCCCGCCGCGCCCCGAGCCCCGTGGGCGACCGCATCTTCCGCAGCGCCGCCTTCGTCTCGGCGCTGCTGGTCCTGGCGGTGCTCGCCGGCATCCTCGGCTCGATCGCCTACGGCGCCGGGCCGGCCTTCCAGGAATTCGGCTTCGGCTTCCTGACCTCGAGCGCCTGGAACGTCGGGCGCGAGCAGTACGGTGCGCTGGTCGCCGTCATCGGGACCCTGGTCTCGGCCCTTCTCGCCCTCCTCATCGGCGTGCCGATCTCGCTCGGCATCGCGATCTACCTGACGCAGCTCTGCCCCGGCTGGGCCCGCCGCCCGGTCTCGATGACGATCGAGCTGCTCGCCGCCGTGCCGAGCATCATCTACGGCATGTGGGGCCTGTTCGTGTTCGCGCCGCTCTTCGCGCGCTTCGTGCAGATCCCGGTCTCGAACGTGGTCGAGGGCATGCCGATCGTCGGCACCCTGTTCTACGCCCAGGTGCCGTCCGGCGTCGGCGTGCTCACCGCCGGCATCATCCTGGCGATCATGATCGTGCCCTTTGTCGCCTCGATCACCCGCGACATGCTCGACCAGATCCCGACCGTGCTGCGCGAGAGCGCCTACGGCATCGGCTGCACCACCTGGGAGGTCGTGCGCCACGTGCTGATCCCGCAGGCCTCGGTCTCGATCATCGGCGCGATCATGCTGGGCCTGGGCCGGGCGCTCGGCGAGACGATGGCGGTCACCTTCGTGATCGGCAACGCCAACCGCCTGTCGGCCTCGATCTTCGATCCGGGCTCGACCATCGCCTCGCGCATCGCCAACGAGTTCAACGAGGCCGACGGCCTGCAGCTCAGCTCGCTGATGGCGCTCGGCTGCATCCTGTTCGTCGTCACCTTCATCGTGCTCATCATCGCCCGGCTGCTGGTGCGCCGCGCGAAGGTGGCCTGA
- the phoU gene encoding phosphate signaling complex protein PhoU yields MSSHIVTSYDQELQNLRRSIAEMGGIAEKMVADSGQALLRRDSALAQAVIATDQRLDGLQREIEEKAILLIARRQPMAIDLRETISAIRVSGDLERIGDLAKNVAKRVVAIADQVQLQKIVVGVEHMNELVQGQLKDVLDAYATQDTVAALDVWARDGGIDALYTSLFRELLTYMMEDPRNITFCTHLLFCAKNVERIGDHTTNIAETIHYLATGETLSTERPKNDHSSFATLDTPPAA; encoded by the coding sequence ATGTCGAGCCACATCGTCACCTCCTACGATCAGGAGCTGCAGAACCTGCGGCGCAGCATCGCCGAGATGGGCGGCATCGCCGAGAAGATGGTGGCCGATTCCGGCCAGGCGCTCCTGCGCCGCGATTCCGCCCTCGCCCAGGCGGTGATCGCCACCGACCAGCGCCTCGACGGGCTGCAGCGCGAGATCGAGGAGAAGGCCATCCTCCTCATCGCCCGCCGCCAGCCGATGGCGATCGACCTGCGCGAGACGATCTCGGCGATCCGCGTCTCCGGCGACCTCGAGCGCATCGGCGATCTGGCCAAGAACGTCGCCAAGCGCGTCGTCGCCATCGCCGACCAGGTCCAGCTCCAGAAGATCGTCGTCGGCGTGGAGCACATGAACGAGCTGGTCCAGGGCCAGCTCAAGGACGTGCTCGACGCCTACGCCACCCAGGACACCGTCGCGGCCCTCGACGTCTGGGCCCGGGACGGCGGCATCGACGCGCTCTACACCTCGCTGTTCCGCGAGCTCCTGACCTACATGATGGAGGATCCGCGCAACATCACGTTCTGCACGCATCTCCTGTTCTGCGCCAAGAACGTCGAGCGCATCGGCGACCACACCACCAACATCGCCGAGACCATCCACTACCTCGCCACCGGCGAAACCCTGTCGACCGAGCGTCCGAAGAACGACCATTCGAGCTTCGCCACCCTCGACACCCCGCCCGCGGCCTGA